One part of the Arabidopsis thaliana chromosome 4, partial sequence genome encodes these proteins:
- a CDS encoding uncharacterized protein (unknown protein; Has 3 Blast hits to 3 proteins in 1 species: Archae - 0; Bacteria - 0; Metazoa - 0; Fungi - 0; Plants - 3; Viruses - 0; Other Eukaryotes - 0 (source: NCBI BLink).), which yields MLNIGGVDDDIERLHKFDNNGNNYKLNVYIMISRHRPSVEVNEVIIILSIETSRRFFDIFSSKFSRA from the exons atgctGAATATCGGCGGTGTCGATGATGACATAGAAAGGCTCCACAAATTTGATAATAATGGAAATAATTATAAG TTGAACGTATATATTATGATATCACGTCATCGCCCGTCGGTCGAAGTAAATGAAGTGATCATCATATTATCGATCGAGACTAGTCGTCGATTTTTCGATATATTTTCGTCTAAATTTTCTCGAGCATAA